One window of Arthrobacter oryzae genomic DNA carries:
- a CDS encoding acetyl-CoA C-acetyltransferase has protein sequence MSFNGQSATGPEESSDAAAAPRGEAPLRKAVVVGGNRIPFARTGGAYTKSSNQDMLTAALDGLIARFGLQDERIGEVAAGAVLKHSRDFNLTREAVLGSALSAETPAYDLQQACATGLETVLGLSNKIKLGQIDSAIAGGVDSASDAPIAVSEGLREVLLDLNRARTLPRRLQVLSRLRPKDLAPDAPNTGEPRTGLSMGEHQALTTAQWKITREAQDQLAYNSHRNLAAAYDSGFFDDLLTPYRGLTRDSNLRADTTLEKLATLKPVFGTNLGAEATMTAGNSTPLTDGASTVLLASEEWADAHELPKLATVVDGEAAAVDFVHGKDGLLMAPAFAVPRLLARNGLTLGDIDFFEIHEAFAGTVLSTLAAWEDEEFGRTRLGLEGALGSVDRSKLNVNGSSLAAGHPFAATGGRIVASLAKMLHEKGRVDGRPARGLISICAAGGQGVVAILEAL, from the coding sequence ATGTCCTTTAACGGACAGTCCGCCACCGGACCAGAAGAATCATCCGACGCCGCGGCGGCCCCTCGCGGAGAAGCCCCGCTGCGCAAGGCTGTGGTGGTCGGCGGGAACCGGATTCCGTTTGCCCGGACCGGCGGGGCGTACACCAAGTCCTCGAACCAGGACATGCTGACTGCAGCACTGGATGGCCTGATTGCCCGCTTCGGCCTTCAGGACGAACGGATCGGGGAGGTTGCCGCCGGCGCCGTGCTCAAGCACTCCCGCGACTTCAACCTCACCCGGGAGGCCGTGCTCGGCTCCGCCCTCTCCGCGGAGACCCCGGCGTATGACCTCCAGCAGGCGTGTGCCACCGGGCTGGAGACCGTCCTCGGCCTGTCCAACAAGATCAAGCTCGGACAAATCGACTCGGCCATCGCCGGCGGTGTCGACTCCGCCTCGGATGCACCGATCGCCGTCAGCGAGGGCCTGCGGGAGGTTCTGCTGGACCTCAACCGGGCCAGGACCCTGCCCCGGCGGCTGCAGGTCCTGAGCCGCCTTCGCCCCAAGGACCTCGCACCTGACGCTCCCAATACGGGGGAACCCCGGACGGGGCTTTCCATGGGTGAGCACCAGGCCCTCACCACGGCACAATGGAAGATCACGCGGGAAGCCCAGGACCAGCTGGCCTATAACAGCCACCGCAACCTGGCCGCTGCCTACGACTCCGGTTTCTTCGACGACCTGCTCACGCCGTACCGCGGGCTGACCCGGGACTCGAACCTCCGCGCCGACACCACCCTCGAAAAGCTGGCTACCCTCAAGCCCGTCTTCGGCACGAACCTTGGCGCCGAGGCAACCATGACAGCCGGCAACTCCACGCCGCTCACGGACGGTGCGTCCACCGTGCTGCTTGCCTCGGAGGAATGGGCAGACGCGCATGAACTTCCCAAGCTCGCAACGGTCGTCGACGGCGAGGCGGCAGCGGTCGACTTCGTCCACGGCAAGGACGGCCTCCTCATGGCGCCGGCATTCGCAGTACCTCGCCTGCTCGCCCGCAACGGCCTGACGCTTGGCGACATCGACTTCTTTGAGATCCACGAAGCATTTGCCGGCACCGTCCTCAGCACACTGGCCGCCTGGGAGGACGAGGAATTCGGCCGAACCCGCCTTGGCCTGGAGGGCGCGCTGGGCAGTGTGGACCGGTCGAAACTGAACGTCAACGGCTCATCGCTGGCAGCCGGGCACCCGTTTGCCGCCACCGGCGGGCGGATCGTGGCGTCGCTGGCCAAGATGCTCCACGAAAAGGGCCGGGTGGACGGCCGTCCGGCCCGTGGCCTGATTTCCATTTGCGCGGCCGGCGGCCAGGGCGTCGTCGCCATTCTTGAAGCACTTTAG
- a CDS encoding TetR/AcrR family transcriptional regulator, with protein MNMPPIDPAAPEGGTPATANPAPDSPEGGSTIDGRAARWQSHREERRRELIKSARKAVHALGSDASMEDIAAAAGTSKSVFYRYFGDKAGLQQAVGEVVISQMQRRIHEAAQGAQTPREGLLAMVSAYLQMAETSPNVYTFVTTYSAGEPETAPGGIAAAGALGHFFEEVRDMIARPMRAHLGAGKEAVIGYWPTAAIGLVRNAGEQWLGTPDSPAKPDQETMARQITAWLCVGIAPELKTLDPHNPNPE; from the coding sequence GTGAACATGCCTCCCATTGATCCTGCCGCTCCCGAGGGCGGCACCCCCGCGACCGCCAACCCGGCGCCCGACAGCCCCGAGGGCGGGAGCACGATTGATGGACGCGCGGCCCGCTGGCAGTCCCACCGGGAAGAGCGCCGGCGCGAGCTCATCAAGTCAGCGCGGAAAGCGGTCCATGCGCTGGGCAGTGACGCATCCATGGAGGACATCGCCGCCGCAGCCGGAACGTCCAAGTCTGTGTTCTACCGCTATTTCGGCGACAAGGCGGGGCTCCAGCAGGCTGTGGGCGAAGTGGTGATCAGCCAGATGCAGCGCCGTATCCACGAGGCTGCCCAGGGAGCGCAAACGCCACGGGAGGGGCTTCTGGCCATGGTGTCCGCCTACCTTCAAATGGCGGAGACCAGTCCCAATGTCTACACATTCGTCACCACCTACTCCGCCGGCGAGCCGGAGACGGCCCCCGGGGGCATCGCGGCTGCCGGGGCCCTGGGCCACTTCTTCGAAGAGGTCCGGGACATGATCGCGCGCCCCATGCGCGCCCACCTGGGCGCCGGGAAGGAAGCCGTCATCGGCTATTGGCCCACCGCTGCGATCGGGCTTGTCCGGAACGCCGGCGAGCAATGGCTCGGCACGCCGGACTCCCCGGCCAAACCGGACCAGGAAACCATGGCCCGCCAGATCACCGCCTGGCTGTGCGTCGGCATTGCCCCCGAGCTGAAAACACTGGACCCCCACAATCCAAACCCTGAGTGA
- a CDS encoding MaoC family dehydratase: MTGAQPVILGDMPSLSKLYVNAAATAARRRVLGTDAGISLPPFGHEVRGVLAQVGNLTAYQHLVGETASDVLPAGFLHALAFPVSMSVMNRDDFPLPLLGMVHLANTVEQHGPLLFTESLDITSWAENLRGHRAGTQVDVVAEVRRTEQSGVVWKGTSTYLAKGVFLPGIDKPSVTPGPTTFAAPDPTAQWQLGVDTGRAYAAVSGDFNPIHLSVLSAKALGMRRSIAHGMYLASRALADVGAVKGDSFRWDVAFEAPVFLPARVALDISSVHSDAGAWQLSDYVAWNPRSGRRHFSGSVTAL; the protein is encoded by the coding sequence ATGACCGGTGCCCAGCCCGTGATCCTCGGAGACATGCCGTCCTTGTCCAAGCTGTATGTGAATGCCGCGGCAACGGCGGCCCGTCGCCGCGTGCTGGGTACAGACGCGGGGATCTCGCTTCCGCCCTTCGGACACGAGGTCAGGGGAGTGCTGGCCCAGGTGGGAAACCTCACGGCCTACCAGCACCTGGTGGGGGAGACGGCAAGCGACGTCCTGCCCGCCGGATTCCTCCATGCCCTGGCTTTTCCCGTGTCAATGAGCGTGATGAACCGTGACGACTTCCCGTTGCCGTTGCTGGGTATGGTGCATCTGGCCAACACAGTGGAGCAGCATGGGCCCCTCCTGTTCACGGAGTCGCTGGACATCACGTCATGGGCCGAAAACCTCCGCGGGCACCGCGCCGGCACGCAGGTTGACGTCGTCGCGGAGGTCCGCCGCACGGAGCAATCCGGGGTCGTGTGGAAGGGTACCTCCACGTATCTGGCCAAGGGTGTATTCCTTCCCGGGATCGACAAACCTTCGGTCACCCCTGGTCCCACGACGTTCGCGGCGCCCGACCCCACGGCCCAATGGCAGTTGGGCGTTGACACCGGCAGGGCGTACGCGGCCGTGTCCGGCGACTTCAACCCCATCCACCTGAGTGTGCTCTCGGCCAAGGCGCTGGGCATGCGGCGCTCCATAGCGCACGGTATGTACCTCGCCTCACGGGCGCTGGCCGACGTCGGTGCCGTCAAGGGGGATTCGTTCCGCTGGGACGTTGCCTTTGAGGCACCGGTGTTCCTGCCCGCGCGTGTTGCCCTGGACATCAGCTCGGTCCATTCCGACGCCGGCGCCTGGCAGCTTTCCGACTACGTCGCGTGGAACCCCCGCTCCGGCCGGCGGCATTTCAGCGGCAGCGTAACGGCGCTTTAG
- a CDS encoding acyl-CoA dehydrogenase family protein: protein MTDVVDRPASQAGRRPAGRTNHPAPAAPAVDVAALGEQLLGKWAHIRRHSRELSGLPELHKTEGLTHTEHRKRTFGQLKYLVENGAVHRAFPASLGGSDDHGGNIAGFEELVTADPSLQIKAGVQWGLFGSAVMHLGTGEHHAKWLPGIMNLDIPGCFAMTETGHGSDVASIATTATFDPAAQEFIIHTPFRAAWKDYIGNAAIDGLGAVVFAQLVTNGVNHGVHAFYVDLRDPETKKFLPGIGGEDDGVKGGLNGIDNGRLHFDNVRIPRTNLLNRYGNVDADGSYTSPIASPGRRFFTMLGTLVQGRVSLDGAAVAASKLALKTAIQYATERRQFNASSHTDEEVLLDYQRHQRRLFTRLATTYAAGFAHEQLLQKFDDVFSGAHDTDEDRQDLETLAAALKPLSTWHALDTLQECREACGGAGFLIENRFASLRADLDVYVTFEGDNTVLLQLVAKRLLADYAKEFRSVDVGVLARYVVSQAAGTAVHRTGLRQVAQFVADTGSVQKAAIALRDEGTQRLLLTDRVQTMVAEAGAALKGTNKLPQQKAAVAFNEHQHELIEAAQAHAELLQWEAFTEALADVQDPGTKRVLTWLRDLFGLSLIEKNLSWYLMNGRLSMQRARTVGDYINRLLVKIRPHALDLVDAFGYGPEHLRAAIATGAEQARQDEARSYFRTQRADGKAPVDEKVLVARQARDAKAPRR, encoded by the coding sequence ATGACTGACGTAGTTGACCGCCCCGCCAGCCAGGCAGGCCGCCGCCCCGCGGGCCGCACAAACCACCCGGCCCCGGCGGCCCCCGCCGTCGACGTCGCCGCCCTGGGCGAGCAGCTGCTGGGGAAGTGGGCGCACATCCGCCGGCACTCGCGCGAACTGTCGGGCCTGCCCGAACTGCACAAGACCGAGGGCCTTACCCATACGGAGCACCGCAAGCGCACTTTCGGCCAACTCAAGTACCTGGTGGAAAACGGCGCCGTCCACCGCGCCTTTCCTGCGTCGCTGGGCGGCTCCGATGACCACGGCGGCAACATCGCCGGGTTCGAGGAACTCGTCACCGCCGATCCGTCGCTCCAGATCAAGGCCGGCGTCCAGTGGGGGCTTTTCGGATCAGCCGTCATGCACCTTGGCACCGGGGAGCACCACGCCAAGTGGCTGCCGGGCATCATGAACCTGGACATCCCCGGCTGCTTCGCGATGACGGAAACAGGCCACGGCTCCGATGTTGCCAGCATCGCCACCACGGCAACCTTTGACCCGGCCGCCCAGGAGTTCATCATCCACACCCCCTTCCGGGCCGCGTGGAAAGACTACATCGGCAACGCCGCAATAGACGGACTCGGCGCCGTGGTGTTCGCCCAGCTCGTCACGAACGGAGTGAACCATGGCGTTCACGCCTTCTACGTTGACCTGCGGGATCCGGAAACGAAGAAATTCCTTCCGGGCATCGGCGGGGAGGACGACGGCGTCAAGGGCGGGCTCAACGGCATTGACAACGGGCGGCTGCATTTCGACAACGTCCGCATTCCACGGACCAACCTGCTCAACCGCTACGGCAACGTAGACGCTGACGGCAGCTACACCTCCCCCATCGCCAGCCCTGGCCGCCGATTCTTCACCATGCTGGGAACCCTGGTCCAGGGCCGGGTCTCCCTTGACGGCGCCGCGGTGGCTGCCAGCAAGCTCGCCCTCAAGACGGCCATCCAGTACGCCACCGAACGCCGCCAGTTCAATGCCTCCTCCCACACTGACGAGGAAGTGCTGCTGGACTACCAGCGCCATCAGCGGCGGCTTTTCACCCGGCTTGCCACAACTTACGCTGCGGGCTTCGCCCACGAGCAACTGTTGCAGAAATTCGACGACGTCTTCTCCGGTGCACATGACACGGACGAGGACCGGCAGGACCTGGAGACACTGGCGGCCGCGCTCAAACCGCTCAGCACGTGGCACGCCCTGGACACCTTGCAGGAATGCCGCGAAGCATGCGGGGGCGCCGGGTTCCTGATTGAGAACCGCTTTGCATCCTTGCGCGCCGACCTGGACGTCTATGTCACCTTCGAAGGTGACAACACGGTGCTGCTGCAGCTTGTGGCCAAGCGGCTCCTCGCGGATTACGCGAAGGAATTCCGCAGCGTCGATGTCGGGGTCCTGGCCCGTTACGTGGTGAGCCAGGCCGCCGGCACCGCAGTCCACCGGACGGGCCTTCGCCAGGTTGCCCAGTTCGTGGCCGACACGGGCTCGGTCCAGAAGGCAGCCATTGCGCTGCGGGACGAGGGCACGCAGCGGTTACTGCTGACCGACCGGGTGCAGACCATGGTTGCCGAGGCCGGTGCCGCGCTGAAGGGGACCAACAAGCTGCCGCAGCAGAAGGCCGCTGTCGCCTTCAACGAACATCAGCATGAGCTGATCGAAGCGGCGCAGGCGCACGCGGAACTGCTGCAGTGGGAAGCCTTCACGGAAGCCCTGGCCGACGTGCAGGACCCGGGCACGAAGCGGGTGCTGACGTGGCTCCGGGACCTGTTCGGACTTTCGCTCATCGAGAAGAACCTGTCCTGGTACCTCATGAACGGGCGCCTGTCGATGCAGCGTGCCCGCACCGTGGGCGACTACATCAACCGCCTCCTGGTCAAGATCCGGCCCCACGCCCTGGATCTGGTGGACGCCTTCGGCTACGGCCCGGAGCACCTCCGTGCAGCAATTGCGACCGGCGCCGAACAGGCCCGGCAGGATGAGGCACGTTCGTATTTCCGGACGCAGCGCGCCGACGGCAAGGCCCCCGTTGACGAAAAGGTCCTCGTGGCCCGGCAGGCACGTGATGCCAAGGCTCCGCGCCGCTAG
- a CDS encoding serine hydrolase domain-containing protein encodes MPLSSGVAAPEYRAVRDLFESFLLDDPQYSAQVSVYHSGTRVLQLSGGPRLAPDSITGAYSCSKGVAAFVIALLVQDGLLDLDRTVAHYWPEFAAHGKQAITVRQALSHRAGLLGVEGGLALSEFTTPDAARKLAATAPLWRPGATFGYHALAIGIIMEELCRRVAGTTLQELYTSRIRLPFGVDFFLGLPEEEEARYLDVLYTADPRQDWLDPLGLEGLNGNAAVSTVMELPNHRIVRELGMSSAGGVGSAEGLARVYAAATTGIEGEPAFLAPETARIMSEEQVWGLDRSSGLDNAFAVIFMKPHPSRNFGSHRAFGHEGANGALGFADPAYDLAFGYIPGTQEEGRTPGRAHRLAQAARQAAASSARPAPAGG; translated from the coding sequence ATGCCACTATCGTCAGGCGTTGCCGCGCCCGAATACCGAGCGGTCCGGGACCTGTTTGAATCGTTCCTTCTTGATGACCCGCAGTACAGCGCCCAGGTCTCTGTCTACCATTCGGGCACCAGAGTGCTGCAGCTGAGCGGCGGGCCCCGCCTGGCTCCGGATTCGATCACGGGCGCCTACTCGTGTTCGAAAGGCGTTGCAGCATTCGTCATCGCGCTCCTGGTCCAGGATGGCTTGCTGGACCTGGACCGCACGGTTGCCCACTACTGGCCGGAGTTTGCTGCCCACGGAAAACAGGCCATCACCGTCCGCCAGGCGCTTTCCCACCGGGCGGGGCTGCTGGGCGTGGAGGGCGGACTGGCTCTCAGTGAATTCACGACGCCGGATGCTGCCCGGAAGCTTGCGGCAACAGCACCGCTGTGGCGCCCCGGCGCCACGTTCGGCTACCACGCTTTGGCCATCGGCATCATCATGGAGGAGCTGTGCCGCCGCGTCGCCGGCACGACCCTGCAGGAGCTGTACACTTCCCGTATCAGGCTGCCATTCGGGGTCGACTTCTTCCTCGGGCTGCCGGAAGAGGAGGAGGCCCGCTACCTGGACGTGCTGTACACCGCCGATCCCCGGCAGGATTGGCTGGATCCGCTTGGCCTTGAGGGACTCAACGGCAACGCTGCGGTCAGCACAGTGATGGAGCTCCCCAATCACAGGATCGTCCGCGAACTCGGCATGAGCAGCGCCGGTGGCGTGGGATCAGCCGAAGGCCTGGCCCGGGTTTACGCTGCCGCCACAACCGGCATTGAGGGGGAACCCGCCTTCCTGGCACCGGAGACCGCCAGGATCATGTCCGAGGAACAGGTATGGGGCCTGGACCGGAGCTCAGGACTGGACAATGCCTTCGCGGTGATTTTCATGAAGCCGCACCCCAGCCGCAACTTCGGCAGCCACAGGGCGTTCGGGCATGAAGGTGCCAATGGCGCGCTGGGCTTTGCCGACCCCGCCTATGACCTGGCTTTCGGCTACATTCCCGGAACTCAGGAAGAAGGCAGGACACCGGGCCGCGCACACCGGCTGGCGCAGGCGGCGCGGCAGGCTGCGGCCTCCAGCGCGAGACCTGCGCCGGCGGGCGGGTAA
- the glgA gene encoding glycogen synthase: MRIDIVTKEFPPEIYGGAGVHVAELSRVLAKHVDLQVRAFGAPRDPDYHGAKVTSYSVPEDLGAANAAVQTLGVDLRIVPDIAGADLVHSHTWYANMAGHLASLLHGIPHVLSAHSLEPLRPWKAEQLGGGYALSSWVEKTAYEAAAAIIAVSEGMRQDILRSYPEVDPAKVRVVHNGIDVELWTRDEGDDAIRALGIDPELPSVVFVGRNTRQKGVPYLLRAAAKLPANVQLVLCLGAADTPELAAETARLIEELQSQRTGVVLVERMLPRNELIQVLSHATAFACPSIYEPLGIVNLEAMACGAAVVASATGGIPEVVQHGETGLLVELEQVTDGTGTPLDPEKFVNEFAAALTEVVSDPERARVMGQAGRRRAEEHFSWESITETTLEVYRSVLA; the protein is encoded by the coding sequence GTGCGAATAGACATTGTGACTAAAGAGTTCCCGCCCGAGATTTACGGCGGCGCCGGGGTCCATGTGGCCGAATTGAGCCGTGTGCTGGCCAAGCATGTGGATTTGCAGGTGCGGGCCTTCGGGGCGCCCCGGGATCCCGACTACCACGGGGCGAAGGTGACGTCCTACTCCGTTCCGGAGGATCTGGGTGCGGCCAACGCCGCCGTCCAGACGCTCGGAGTGGATCTGCGGATCGTGCCGGACATTGCGGGGGCGGACCTTGTGCATTCGCACACGTGGTATGCCAACATGGCGGGCCACCTTGCGTCGCTGCTGCACGGCATCCCGCACGTGTTGAGCGCCCACAGCCTGGAGCCGCTGCGTCCGTGGAAGGCCGAGCAGCTCGGCGGTGGCTACGCCCTGTCGTCCTGGGTGGAAAAGACCGCCTACGAGGCCGCGGCAGCCATCATCGCGGTCTCCGAAGGAATGCGCCAGGACATTCTGCGCAGTTACCCGGAAGTCGATCCGGCCAAGGTCCGCGTGGTGCACAACGGCATTGACGTCGAACTCTGGACCCGCGACGAAGGCGATGACGCCATCCGCGCCCTGGGAATCGATCCTGAACTGCCCAGCGTCGTATTCGTAGGCCGCAACACGCGCCAGAAGGGCGTTCCCTACCTGCTCCGTGCTGCCGCGAAACTGCCGGCCAACGTCCAGCTTGTCCTGTGCCTCGGCGCGGCGGACACTCCGGAACTCGCCGCGGAAACCGCCCGCCTCATCGAGGAACTTCAGAGCCAGCGCACCGGCGTCGTCCTTGTTGAACGGATGTTGCCCCGCAATGAACTGATCCAGGTGCTCAGCCACGCAACCGCGTTCGCCTGCCCTTCCATCTACGAGCCCCTGGGCATCGTCAACCTGGAAGCCATGGCCTGCGGCGCGGCCGTCGTGGCAAGCGCCACCGGCGGGATCCCCGAGGTTGTCCAGCACGGTGAAACCGGACTGCTGGTGGAGCTGGAGCAGGTCACCGACGGTACCGGAACGCCGCTGGATCCGGAGAAGTTCGTCAACGAGTTCGCGGCTGCCCTCACCGAAGTGGTGTCCGATCCCGAGCGGGCGCGCGTCATGGGCCAGGCGGGGCGGCGCCGCGCGGAGGAGCACTTCTCCTGGGAGTCCATTACGGAAACCACCCTCGAGGTGTACCGCTCGGTCCTTGCCTGA
- a CDS encoding FUSC family protein translates to MANTKQQDEAAPSRVGKIRQSVTDSVAVALSGPRLQLAAKAGLAAGLAFLIAPMMPGAAAQYPYYAPLGALVAMYENVSGSVKQGVQTLVGLGLGIGLAFLLVSVTDPSPLTVGIVMALGVLLAGLPRLGAGRDWIPTAALLVLLVGGHNPDDFSFGYLLQMGVGVVVGIAVNMLVFPPLHFKAAALSLAELRWALAKQLSDMGEALREKWPPEHEDWAARSDELAQSARAVRAAVQKADASRQVNPRRKLHPHDLDRDYKDVRGLESVTFHIQDMTEVLSDVIWDKDVPFVIPLPYSEPLADALAAVSEVLRSMEDEHPERQEELIAAATASVDALAERMASDDVNPDAPSAAESIVLNLHRILRVVRAGQP, encoded by the coding sequence ATGGCAAACACAAAACAGCAGGACGAGGCCGCCCCGTCGCGGGTGGGCAAAATACGGCAGTCCGTCACGGACAGCGTCGCGGTGGCACTGTCGGGTCCCCGGCTGCAGCTGGCCGCCAAGGCAGGGCTCGCGGCGGGCCTGGCATTCCTTATTGCACCCATGATGCCCGGCGCCGCTGCCCAGTATCCGTACTACGCCCCGCTGGGTGCCCTTGTGGCCATGTACGAGAACGTGTCAGGATCCGTAAAGCAGGGCGTGCAGACGCTTGTGGGCCTCGGGCTCGGGATCGGCCTGGCGTTCCTGCTGGTCAGCGTCACCGACCCCTCGCCGTTGACGGTGGGCATCGTCATGGCCTTGGGGGTCCTGCTCGCGGGATTGCCGCGGCTTGGCGCCGGCCGCGACTGGATTCCGACGGCTGCGCTCCTGGTGCTCCTGGTGGGCGGACACAACCCGGACGACTTCTCGTTCGGCTACCTCCTGCAAATGGGTGTGGGCGTCGTTGTGGGTATCGCCGTCAACATGCTGGTGTTCCCGCCCCTCCATTTCAAAGCCGCTGCGCTCAGCCTCGCCGAACTCCGATGGGCGCTCGCCAAGCAGCTCTCGGACATGGGCGAAGCCCTGCGGGAAAAGTGGCCGCCCGAACACGAGGACTGGGCTGCGCGTTCGGACGAGCTCGCCCAGTCCGCCCGTGCCGTCAGGGCAGCCGTCCAAAAGGCAGATGCCAGCAGGCAGGTCAATCCGCGGCGCAAGCTCCACCCGCACGACCTCGACCGCGACTACAAAGATGTCAGGGGCCTTGAAAGCGTTACGTTCCATATCCAGGACATGACCGAAGTGCTCTCCGATGTCATCTGGGACAAGGACGTTCCTTTCGTCATCCCGCTTCCGTACAGCGAACCGCTTGCCGATGCACTGGCAGCCGTCAGCGAGGTCCTCCGGTCCATGGAAGACGAGCATCCGGAACGGCAGGAGGAGCTGATTGCTGCGGCCACGGCGTCCGTGGACGCCCTGGCCGAGCGCATGGCCTCCGACGACGTCAACCCGGACGCACCCAGCGCCGCCGAATCAATTGTGCTGAACCTGCACCGCATCCTCAGGGTGGTCAGGGCCGGACAGCCCTGA
- a CDS encoding 3-oxoacyl-ACP reductase, translating into MTDKYTQFVSRGIGKDAARKLGLPQPVVLRRYQPGQPLVPGPILVQGSSGGADELAAALLSGDLDVRRHAVPREKLGAIILVLDDLERPEDLEKPVLSAGASVRDLAPNARVVTISRTPASAPGPASAAARQGVDGLLRSLAKELRAGATANGIMLADGVSATAPSALGALRFFLSGRSAFVDGQFLTVSTREGQLPADPDKPLAGKVAVVTGAARGIGAAIARTLHRDGATLVVVDIPAAGDHLAAVANEVRGTALQLDISREDAGQRIIDHAAGRHGRLDIVIHNAGITRDKLLANMDQGRWNSVVAVNIAAQLRINEALLASEQFRNSPRIVSVASTSGIAGNRGQTNYAASKGGVMGMVRATAPLMAERHGTINAVAPGFIETEMTARIPFATREIARRLNSLQQGGQPGDVAEAIAFLASDAAGGITGEVLRVCGQNLVGA; encoded by the coding sequence GTGACGGACAAATACACACAATTCGTAAGCCGCGGAATAGGCAAGGATGCAGCCAGGAAACTCGGCCTGCCGCAGCCGGTGGTGCTACGGCGGTACCAGCCGGGGCAGCCGCTGGTTCCAGGTCCCATCCTGGTCCAGGGATCCAGCGGAGGGGCTGACGAACTGGCCGCAGCCCTCCTGTCCGGGGACCTCGATGTCCGCCGGCACGCAGTACCCCGGGAGAAACTGGGTGCTATCATCCTGGTGCTGGACGACCTCGAGCGGCCGGAGGATCTGGAAAAGCCCGTCCTTTCAGCGGGAGCTTCCGTCCGGGACCTGGCACCCAACGCGCGCGTGGTGACGATCTCCCGGACCCCTGCGAGCGCTCCGGGACCGGCGTCTGCCGCGGCTCGCCAGGGAGTTGACGGACTGCTGCGTTCCCTCGCCAAGGAGTTGCGGGCCGGTGCCACGGCAAACGGCATCATGCTGGCAGACGGGGTAAGCGCCACCGCTCCCAGTGCCCTCGGGGCCCTGCGCTTCTTCCTATCCGGGAGATCGGCGTTTGTCGACGGCCAGTTCCTCACCGTTTCAACCCGGGAGGGACAGCTCCCCGCTGATCCCGACAAGCCGCTTGCCGGCAAAGTCGCCGTCGTAACCGGCGCCGCCCGGGGCATCGGCGCGGCGATTGCCCGGACCCTCCACCGCGACGGTGCCACCCTGGTCGTCGTCGATATTCCCGCAGCCGGAGACCATCTGGCAGCGGTCGCCAACGAGGTGCGCGGTACGGCACTCCAGCTGGACATCAGCCGGGAAGACGCCGGCCAGCGGATCATCGACCACGCGGCGGGCAGGCACGGACGCCTGGACATCGTGATCCACAACGCGGGAATCACCCGGGACAAGCTGCTGGCCAACATGGACCAGGGCCGCTGGAATTCCGTCGTTGCCGTGAACATCGCCGCCCAGCTTCGCATCAACGAGGCGCTCCTGGCCTCCGAACAGTTCCGGAACTCGCCGCGCATTGTCTCGGTTGCCTCCACCAGCGGCATAGCGGGCAACCGCGGTCAGACGAACTACGCGGCGTCCAAGGGCGGCGTGATGGGCATGGTGCGTGCCACGGCACCCCTTATGGCGGAGCGCCACGGAACCATCAACGCCGTGGCGCCGGGCTTCATCGAGACCGAGATGACCGCCCGGATCCCGTTTGCGACGCGTGAAATTGCCCGGCGCCTGAACTCCCTTCAGCAGGGGGGCCAGCCCGGAGATGTTGCGGAGGCCATCGCATTCCTCGCCAGCGACGCCGCGGGCGGCATCACGGGCGAGGTGCTGCGGGTGTGCGGCCAGAACCTGGTGGGCGCATGA